In Fibrobacter sp. UWB10, a single window of DNA contains:
- a CDS encoding FISUMP domain-containing protein, with translation MKKFLYMFALVFLLVACDDDDSFVSPNSDSPEEQSSSGKSTDGKSSGGKSSSEKSTANSSSSRSSSNRYAEDCKGQPDYVLCDARDGQLYRTFEYASQVWMAENLNYAMEGSFCYDDQDSNCVKYGRLYLWDVVNDACPEGWHLPYEYEYEELFEAVGGMGTAAMMLKSDTGWYISKDDKGYGGKGIYSFSVLPAGHRQKEGWRGYYEETFDAFLWMTAEFDDGKTRSVVFTYDRKEPYFRHTDKERSVEEANSIRCIRGALEKITPIEPSGETGTVTDSRDGQTYKTVKIGDQVWMAENLNYDYNEGSAISVCNDSIDADCKKFGRFYTWSAAVDSAGLFGPEGIGCGDSAWCELPRNFRGICPEGWHLPDSLDYDELIHSMGGTFMASKAMKSIEGWKECDDPQSVVSNGTDKYGFNALPAGYIYTDGRAVSVGVYSVFWTSSPSYKGPWAVGLWLTNCSKGYLTGFSTDRDALNVRCLKN, from the coding sequence ATGAAGAAGTTCCTGTACATGTTTGCGCTGGTGTTCTTGCTTGTCGCCTGTGATGATGACGATTCCTTCGTGTCGCCGAATTCGGATTCTCCCGAGGAGCAGTCGTCTTCAGGCAAGTCTACGGACGGGAAATCCTCCGGCGGGAAGTCTTCCAGCGAGAAGTCCACGGCCAATTCTTCGTCGAGCAGGTCTTCTTCGAACAGGTATGCGGAAGATTGCAAGGGGCAGCCCGACTATGTGCTCTGCGATGCCCGCGACGGTCAGCTGTACAGGACGTTCGAGTACGCTTCGCAGGTATGGATGGCGGAGAACCTGAACTACGCCATGGAAGGCTCCTTCTGCTACGACGACCAGGATTCCAATTGTGTCAAGTATGGCCGGCTCTATCTATGGGATGTAGTGAACGATGCCTGCCCCGAAGGTTGGCACTTGCCTTACGAGTATGAGTACGAGGAACTGTTCGAGGCTGTCGGCGGCATGGGGACAGCGGCCATGATGCTGAAATCGGATACCGGCTGGTACATAAGCAAGGACGACAAGGGTTACGGAGGCAAGGGCATATACTCGTTCTCGGTTTTGCCTGCCGGACACAGACAGAAGGAAGGCTGGCGTGGGTATTACGAAGAGACATTCGACGCTTTTTTGTGGATGACGGCGGAGTTTGATGACGGCAAGACGAGGTCCGTCGTATTTACGTACGACAGGAAGGAGCCGTATTTCAGACATACCGACAAGGAGCGCTCTGTTGAGGAGGCGAATTCAATCCGCTGCATCAGGGGCGCGCTCGAAAAAATCACTCCGATAGAACCTTCGGGGGAAACCGGGACGGTGACCGACTCGCGCGACGGCCAGACCTACAAGACTGTGAAGATTGGCGACCAGGTGTGGATGGCGGAGAACCTGAACTACGATTACAACGAGGGCTCCGCGATAAGCGTATGCAACGACTCCATCGATGCCGACTGCAAGAAGTTCGGGCGGTTCTACACCTGGTCTGCCGCCGTAGACAGCGCCGGTCTCTTTGGCCCCGAAGGCATAGGCTGCGGGGATTCCGCGTGGTGCGAACTGCCCAGGAATTTCAGGGGTATTTGCCCGGAAGGCTGGCACCTGCCCGATTCCCTGGACTACGACGAGTTGATCCATTCGATGGGCGGAACGTTCATGGCGAGCAAAGCCATGAAATCTATCGAAGGGTGGAAGGAATGCGATGACCCTCAGTCCGTCGTGTCCAACGGGACCGACAAGTACGGGTTTAATGCATTGCCGGCGGGCTACATCTACACCGATGGCAGAGCCGTAAGTGTGGGCGTATATTCCGTTTTCTGGACATCCTCGCCTTCGTACAAGGGCCCGTGGGCCGTAGGCCTGTGGCTCACAAACTGCAGCAAGGGCTACCTGACGGGTTTCTCCACTGACCGGGACGCACTAAATGTCCGCTGCCTTAAGAACTAG
- a CDS encoding SIMPL domain-containing protein, whose translation MEQNQKTIRVMGTGFVKVAPDTTRLTFEVDSLHNTYEDAYNEASMGNGEMKSFLESFEIDKDSLKTTNFSITKETEWSRKEDKRVFVGFKLSQTLYLDLPIDSVLISRVIATLGDAWPELEVKISFIKKNAHDAKLQILESAVKDAREKAEVIAATLGHKLGGFVSADYSKRSVEINFKAEEPLDLRCEACVEDKGIDFTPDDIEAGDTIETVWYLE comes from the coding sequence ATGGAACAGAATCAGAAAACCATTAGAGTTATGGGAACGGGCTTTGTCAAAGTTGCTCCCGACACCACAAGGCTCACGTTTGAGGTGGATTCCCTGCACAATACGTACGAAGATGCGTATAACGAGGCCTCCATGGGAAATGGCGAAATGAAATCCTTCCTTGAAAGCTTTGAAATAGACAAGGACTCTCTCAAAACGACAAATTTTTCAATAACGAAAGAAACGGAATGGAGCCGCAAGGAAGACAAGCGGGTGTTCGTGGGGTTCAAATTGAGCCAAACGCTTTATCTTGATTTGCCTATTGACAGTGTTCTTATATCGCGCGTCATCGCGACATTGGGGGATGCATGGCCAGAACTTGAAGTGAAGATCTCATTCATCAAGAAGAATGCTCACGATGCAAAACTTCAAATTTTGGAATCTGCCGTCAAGGATGCACGCGAAAAGGCTGAGGTTATCGCAGCAACGTTGGGGCATAAGCTGGGAGGCTTTGTCAGTGCAGATTACTCCAAACGTAGCGTAGAGATCAATTTTAAGGCTGAGGAACCTTTAGATCTGCGTTGCGAAGCTTGCGTAGAGGATAAAGGAATCGATTTCACGCCCGACGATATCGAAGCTGGCGATACAATCGAAACCGTCTGGTATTTGGAGTGA
- a CDS encoding lysylphosphatidylglycerol synthase transmembrane domain-containing protein, translated as MATDKTVSKLFIKRIFQLLVSVGGFAYIFYKIPLASVAENWSLGMTPWILATLVAATLIMAIQANRWKGLSVQGPEIPFKTYYAYTAMGYFFNNLLPTGFGGDAVKSLAFGKKFNQTSQSISAVFLARIQGLLAMFLCFFIALPFALNKAEIPFTYTLVMTIALLVCMVIVVLCLFSDKIPVPAFILNKLTFIPKMQKSLSIYRQYKKQVLLSSLDSLWLQLLTLFMAYAYFKAVGQSIDISILVVFTSITTIVSMLPISLNGIGVREGVQVALFTGILGIPAPVVLSAGLLGYIPLLFQAAQGAVVLIITKK; from the coding sequence ATGGCAACCGATAAGACAGTTTCAAAGCTCTTTATCAAGCGGATATTCCAGCTTCTTGTAAGTGTGGGCGGTTTCGCCTATATCTTTTACAAGATTCCGCTCGCAAGCGTTGCTGAAAACTGGAGCCTCGGGATGACGCCCTGGATTCTTGCAACCCTTGTGGCAGCAACCCTGATTATGGCGATTCAGGCAAACCGCTGGAAAGGGCTTTCGGTACAAGGGCCTGAAATTCCGTTCAAGACTTACTACGCCTACACCGCCATGGGTTACTTCTTTAACAACCTGTTGCCCACGGGCTTTGGCGGCGACGCCGTAAAGTCTCTTGCCTTCGGTAAAAAATTCAACCAGACTAGCCAATCCATTTCAGCCGTATTCCTTGCACGCATTCAAGGGCTGTTGGCTATGTTCCTGTGCTTTTTTATCGCACTCCCTTTCGCTTTGAACAAGGCTGAAATTCCTTTCACTTACACGCTTGTCATGACCATCGCCCTTTTGGTTTGCATGGTCATTGTGGTTCTTTGCCTTTTTTCGGACAAAATTCCCGTTCCGGCCTTTATTTTAAACAAGCTAACCTTTATTCCTAAAATGCAGAAAAGCCTGTCTATTTATAGGCAGTACAAAAAACAGGTTCTTTTGTCTTCTTTGGATTCTCTGTGGCTACAACTTTTGACCTTGTTTATGGCCTACGCCTACTTTAAGGCCGTCGGGCAATCTATCGACATCAGCATTCTTGTTGTATTCACAAGCATCACCACGATTGTTTCGATGCTCCCGATTTCTCTAAACGGCATTGGCGTGCGCGAAGGCGTTCAAGTCGCCCTTTTCACCGGGATTTTGGGAATTCCCGCCCCGGTCGTACTCTCGGCAGGACTTTTGGGCTATATTCCGCTGCTGTTCCAGGCCGCCCAAGGGGCAGTTGTGCTAATTATCACAAAGAAATAG
- a CDS encoding CotH kinase family protein, translated as MKTKNLLFLNVWLSLVLASVVACSDSSSSGTDPEFPEPGSDVPGDSLVIGDDNQPIPGLSSAIVDDPQNPQVGLSSSSKKDDSHEGPLPGEDPGMVAVDTTVPFVGNFPVIFSEVSPSNANFKDNDGNDPGWLELYNTSDAPVSLKGVALSNDVKYPRRWVFGNATIPAKSHMIVFLSGKNYADYIPPSDSVNMITTECSSEVSSGTGMWGGGFDFGDFGGIGGGMGDFGGGVGGAGAGIGGTTGNTGNAENLPGQSSLCFNEGGVNQVGAVMKVAQGGTYTRVVVNSGSAKLGNADQLVIRGFITKTHKIRVNFKEGNDISAWTGKNLRGTGDSSTVYYVRLGDNAADIKRSNVTATTFATETQGSESTTIKVTSYIARKRGHEPHTTFKAEDQGGALYLVSETGVLDSVRYSAVPTGASWSRDAAGKWGFATPSPYGNTVGEVFAIQAQTNEVNIPASGFYSSPVSVTFPAGTRCEQGGTAPTENSPVVDQTLNISATTVLRCRVFAAGSYPSEEVIRTYVFETQPSIATLFVTTDPLSMFSPDTGLYMTGNGAAMMDPKKGANFWSNRELPVYVELFEPNKPQTPAFGIMGDYKISGQYSRAKEKKSFSITLREEYGDKRLKYSLFPDYPELKKFKAFSLRNFGNNCGNDYVRDRIGTQMTEGLGVDYQHGRYVVVFYNGKYYGLHDLRERNNEYFYETRYGLDPNDIDLIDATNEASTGSATDYLAMLDWLQSNELTSDANYQKIADQIDVDNYMNYMQAEMFLNNGDWPHNNMKKWRVASQKSKWKWFLYDVDFGFGVSYNTQNSNVFSYVTNRNGTNGMGMMPGMGGGQQSGGSISEHTILMIRLLENENFKKAFINRFCVLLSMNFSADRLVKQIDDLQAQVQSEMNRDIEFWGFDASSYSSNLERIKSFAQSRQQTIMSEMQQYFSLGEPAAVTLSSQGSGKILVHNLALDQSSMAVNFFRDVPVTVTAEANAGAVFSGWSDGVQEATRTFNPGEVTTITATFK; from the coding sequence ATGAAGACCAAGAATTTACTTTTTTTGAATGTATGGCTTTCGTTGGTCTTGGCGAGTGTGGTGGCTTGCTCAGACAGTAGCAGTTCTGGAACAGATCCAGAATTTCCTGAACCCGGTTCTGATGTTCCGGGTGATTCGTTGGTTATAGGTGATGACAATCAGCCGATTCCAGGACTGAGTTCTGCGATTGTCGATGATCCGCAAAATCCTCAGGTCGGTTTGTCGTCATCTTCTAAAAAAGATGATTCTCACGAAGGCCCGCTCCCTGGTGAAGACCCGGGCATGGTCGCCGTAGATACGACAGTGCCTTTTGTGGGCAATTTCCCGGTGATTTTCTCTGAAGTTTCGCCTTCGAATGCAAACTTTAAAGATAATGATGGCAATGACCCCGGTTGGCTCGAACTCTACAATACGAGTGATGCTCCGGTAAGTTTGAAGGGTGTAGCCTTGAGTAACGATGTCAAGTACCCGCGCCGTTGGGTCTTTGGCAATGCGACTATTCCTGCCAAGAGCCACATGATTGTGTTCCTTTCGGGCAAGAACTATGCCGACTATATTCCGCCTTCTGATTCCGTGAACATGATTACTACGGAATGTTCTTCCGAAGTTTCTAGTGGTACGGGCATGTGGGGCGGCGGCTTTGATTTCGGCGATTTTGGTGGCATCGGTGGTGGAATGGGCGACTTTGGCGGTGGTGTCGGTGGCGCTGGCGCAGGTATCGGCGGTACTACGGGAAATACCGGAAATGCCGAAAATCTGCCCGGACAGTCTTCGCTTTGCTTTAATGAAGGCGGCGTGAACCAGGTTGGCGCTGTCATGAAGGTGGCGCAGGGCGGCACGTATACGCGTGTAGTCGTCAATTCTGGCTCTGCAAAACTTGGTAATGCCGACCAGCTTGTGATTCGCGGCTTTATCACCAAGACCCACAAGATTCGTGTGAATTTTAAAGAAGGCAATGATATCAGCGCTTGGACTGGCAAGAATCTTCGCGGTACAGGCGATTCGTCGACGGTGTATTACGTGCGCCTCGGCGACAATGCTGCCGATATCAAGCGTAGCAATGTGACTGCGACGACTTTCGCGACCGAAACACAGGGCTCTGAATCGACAACCATCAAGGTAACCTCTTACATAGCTCGCAAGCGCGGCCATGAACCGCATACGACATTCAAGGCCGAAGACCAAGGTGGCGCTCTTTACTTGGTGAGCGAAACAGGTGTGCTTGACTCCGTGCGCTATTCTGCAGTGCCTACAGGTGCATCTTGGTCTCGCGATGCTGCTGGCAAATGGGGCTTTGCAACGCCTTCGCCTTATGGCAATACTGTGGGCGAAGTGTTTGCAATACAGGCTCAGACTAACGAAGTGAATATTCCGGCTTCCGGATTCTATTCGTCCCCGGTATCGGTCACCTTCCCAGCTGGCACTCGCTGCGAACAGGGTGGTACTGCGCCGACGGAAAATTCTCCTGTAGTCGATCAGACTCTGAATATCAGCGCTACGACAGTGCTCCGTTGCCGTGTGTTTGCGGCAGGTTCCTACCCGAGCGAAGAAGTGATTCGTACATACGTATTCGAAACGCAACCGTCTATTGCAACCTTGTTTGTAACGACTGATCCGCTTTCGATGTTCAGCCCTGATACAGGCCTTTACATGACAGGTAATGGTGCTGCCATGATGGATCCGAAGAAGGGCGCAAACTTCTGGAGTAACCGCGAACTCCCCGTGTATGTAGAACTCTTTGAGCCGAACAAACCGCAGACTCCTGCATTCGGAATCATGGGCGACTACAAGATTTCGGGCCAGTACAGCCGTGCCAAAGAAAAGAAGTCGTTCTCGATTACCTTGCGCGAAGAATACGGCGATAAACGCCTCAAGTATTCGCTGTTCCCGGATTATCCCGAACTCAAAAAATTCAAGGCTTTCTCGCTCCGTAATTTCGGTAATAATTGCGGTAATGACTATGTGCGCGACCGCATAGGAACTCAGATGACGGAAGGCTTGGGCGTCGATTACCAGCACGGGCGTTACGTGGTTGTATTCTATAACGGCAAGTATTACGGCTTGCATGATTTGCGTGAACGCAACAACGAATATTTCTACGAAACTAGGTATGGTCTCGACCCGAATGACATCGACTTGATTGATGCGACAAACGAAGCGTCTACGGGTTCGGCAACTGATTACTTGGCTATGCTTGATTGGCTCCAAAGCAATGAACTCACAAGCGATGCCAACTACCAGAAAATTGCGGACCAGATTGATGTCGACAACTACATGAATTACATGCAGGCCGAAATGTTCTTGAATAATGGCGACTGGCCGCACAACAATATGAAAAAGTGGCGTGTCGCAAGCCAGAAGAGCAAATGGAAATGGTTCCTGTACGATGTTGACTTTGGCTTTGGCGTGTCTTACAATACGCAGAATAGCAACGTGTTCAGCTATGTCACAAACCGTAACGGAACAAATGGCATGGGTATGATGCCGGGCATGGGTGGCGGCCAGCAGTCTGGTGGCTCTATCTCGGAACACACGATTCTCATGATTCGCCTGCTCGAAAACGAAAACTTCAAGAAGGCGTTTATCAACCGCTTCTGCGTGCTTTTGTCGATGAACTTCTCTGCAGACCGTCTTGTAAAGCAAATCGATGATTTGCAGGCGCAGGTGCAGTCCGAAATGAATCGTGACATTGAATTCTGGGGTTTTGACGCTAGCTCTTACAGCAGCAATCTCGAAAGGATTAAGTCCTTTGCGCAGAGCCGCCAGCAGACTATCATGAGCGAAATGCAACAGTACTTTAGCTTGGGCGAACCTGCCGCGGTCACACTTTCGTCGCAGGGCTCGGGCAAGATTTTGGTGCATAACTTGGCGCTTGACCAAAGCTCGATGGCGGTGAACTTCTTCCGCGATGTTCCGGTGACTGTAACCGCCGAGGCAAATGCTGGCGCCGTGTTCAGTGGTTGGAGCGACGGTGTTCAAGAAGCGACCCGAACCTTTAACCCTGGCGAAGTGACGACCATCACTGCAACATTTAAGTAA
- a CDS encoding glycoside hydrolase family 18 protein, with the protein MKRVKIGKMFTAALLGIAGISTAWAAPLFIGYYPDWGKWHKPAYTVDKVPYDKLTHVLWSFITPNTDGSLKGDAADDPSALDSMVTLAHAVGTKVIVSLGGGGQSENFVPVASDDALRGKFIANLVQFVADHNLDGLDMDWEWEYKPPEADTIAYSKLLTELREALPKDKSLSAALPCSPYYGKWFTPEVLVKNLDWFGFMTYDMTGDWDEKAMFDSPLYPHEGYTTWSWEETRDYWKERGVPTEKMVFGIPSFGFEFKGATGPGTDFTKGSAKQVAYKDIVKNTDWEYFYDSVAVEPYGVSSTGYVTFEDPHSSAIKSRWVKENGYAGIMVWEVSHDYIEGTGNPILDSIYIALQYANAAIRPHYGKAMSNDRRKTRATDLKGRNVPPKAARGAYYPVNGK; encoded by the coding sequence ATGAAGAGAGTCAAAATCGGAAAAATGTTTACCGCCGCCCTTTTGGGCATCGCCGGAATTTCTACGGCATGGGCAGCCCCCCTGTTCATTGGCTACTACCCCGATTGGGGAAAATGGCATAAACCCGCCTACACGGTAGACAAAGTGCCGTATGACAAATTGACTCATGTACTGTGGAGCTTTATCACGCCAAATACGGACGGTTCACTCAAAGGTGATGCCGCAGACGACCCGAGCGCACTTGATTCTATGGTAACGCTTGCGCATGCCGTAGGCACCAAGGTGATCGTCTCGCTCGGCGGTGGCGGACAAAGCGAGAACTTCGTCCCCGTCGCATCAGATGACGCTCTCCGTGGAAAATTCATTGCAAACCTCGTGCAGTTCGTTGCCGACCACAACCTGGACGGTCTCGACATGGACTGGGAATGGGAATACAAACCGCCCGAAGCCGACACGATTGCCTACAGCAAGTTGCTCACCGAACTTCGCGAAGCGCTCCCAAAAGACAAGAGCCTTTCAGCAGCGCTCCCCTGCTCGCCCTATTATGGCAAATGGTTTACGCCCGAAGTGCTCGTGAAAAATTTGGACTGGTTCGGATTCATGACCTACGACATGACTGGCGACTGGGATGAAAAAGCCATGTTCGATTCGCCACTCTACCCGCACGAAGGTTACACCACCTGGTCGTGGGAAGAAACGCGTGATTATTGGAAAGAGCGTGGCGTTCCTACCGAAAAAATGGTCTTCGGAATACCCTCGTTCGGGTTTGAATTCAAGGGTGCCACAGGCCCGGGCACTGATTTTACCAAGGGTTCTGCAAAGCAAGTCGCCTACAAGGATATTGTCAAGAACACCGACTGGGAATATTTCTACGACAGCGTCGCCGTAGAACCCTACGGCGTATCATCCACCGGCTACGTTACCTTTGAAGACCCGCATTCCTCTGCCATCAAATCCCGCTGGGTCAAGGAAAACGGCTACGCGGGCATCATGGTGTGGGAAGTCTCGCACGACTACATCGAAGGTACAGGCAACCCAATCCTCGACAGCATCTACATCGCTCTGCAGTACGCGAACGCAGCCATTAGGCCTCACTACGGCAAAGCTATGAGCAATGACAGGCGCAAAACCCGCGCCACCGATCTTAAAGGGCGTAATGTTCCCCCAAAAGCCGCACGCGGGGCATATTATCCGGTAAACGGGAAATAA
- the plsY gene encoding glycerol-3-phosphate 1-O-acyltransferase PlsY codes for MLGSIPSAIWIAKIAKGKSFDIRDYGSKNAGLTNTFRVLGWKPALPVVFMDLIKGILGPWIAMKMCEAQVAAGGADYSHWVPLVAGLLVILGHSFTCFAGFRGGKGVLAALGVFLALCPITALSAFGVWIIFTFASKYVSVGSIAACVALGVFAVMGYLKLPFPPDDINLGLMITSLIVAVFVIVKHKSNIKRLMNGTENGFGSKRKTPKA; via the coding sequence TTGCTGGGGTCAATCCCCAGCGCGATCTGGATCGCAAAAATCGCAAAGGGAAAGTCGTTCGACATTAGAGATTACGGCTCCAAGAATGCGGGCCTTACCAACACGTTCCGCGTGCTCGGCTGGAAACCCGCACTCCCGGTGGTGTTTATGGACTTGATCAAGGGTATCCTTGGTCCGTGGATTGCCATGAAGATGTGTGAAGCCCAGGTGGCTGCCGGTGGCGCTGACTATTCTCACTGGGTGCCGCTTGTTGCAGGCCTCCTGGTGATTCTGGGTCACAGCTTTACTTGCTTTGCCGGATTCCGCGGCGGTAAGGGTGTACTTGCGGCCTTGGGCGTGTTCCTTGCCCTTTGTCCGATTACGGCACTTAGCGCTTTTGGCGTGTGGATTATTTTCACGTTTGCCTCGAAGTATGTATCGGTGGGTAGTATTGCGGCCTGTGTCGCTCTTGGCGTGTTTGCCGTAATGGGCTACCTCAAGCTGCCGTTCCCGCCCGATGACATTAACTTGGGATTGATGATTACCAGCCTTATCGTGGCTGTTTTCGTGATTGTGAAGCACAAATCCAACATCAAGCGCCTTATGAATGGCACTGAAAACGGTTTTGGCAGCAAACGCAAGACTCCGAAGGCATAA
- the der gene encoding ribosome biogenesis GTPase Der: MKLPVVCIVGRPNVGKSSLFNRILGRRAAVVSDRDGVTRDRHYQTANYKGHEFTVVDTGGFLPDDSIDVLADSVRTQIFNAVEEADLVLFMVDVRVGITKLDEQFARMVRKLDKKVILVANKSENGADRQESYEFLKLGFGLPRTISALTGYACLSLMDEVVAVLPTPVRGERREERPIRFAILGRPNAGKSTLLNRLLNEDRAVVSDIPGTTRDSIDCDFAVDGQKFVVTDTAGLRKKAKVEDEVEIFSNMRTLESIRRSDVSVLMVDCTRGLEVQDFRIITEIRKAGKGLVLVLNKWDIFPDKTEKSFDHMVKDMLEREPMLEYVPIISASAKEGQRVNRIVQAIQTVYANCRRVLGRDRVAQAFASFLEKNPVPSQNARVVQLTRACQIMVEPPVIAIETRTPELVADSYKRYLLKQFYEEFQLQGAPLRLNFDQKLTLRKDEDLEQFTESSNSVLAGVNPQRDLDRKNRKGKVVRH; this comes from the coding sequence ATGAAATTACCTGTCGTATGTATTGTTGGACGCCCGAACGTGGGCAAGTCCTCTCTTTTTAACCGAATCTTGGGGCGTCGTGCCGCAGTCGTTTCTGACCGCGACGGCGTGACCCGCGATAGGCATTACCAGACGGCCAATTACAAGGGCCATGAATTTACGGTGGTCGATACCGGCGGATTCTTGCCGGACGATTCCATCGACGTGCTTGCCGATAGCGTGCGCACGCAGATTTTTAACGCCGTCGAAGAGGCCGACCTGGTGCTCTTTATGGTCGATGTTCGCGTGGGCATTACCAAACTCGACGAACAGTTTGCCCGTATGGTCCGCAAGCTCGACAAGAAGGTGATTCTTGTGGCGAACAAGAGCGAAAACGGTGCCGACCGTCAAGAAAGTTACGAGTTCCTGAAACTTGGCTTTGGCCTCCCGCGTACCATCAGTGCGCTCACGGGCTATGCCTGCCTTTCTTTGATGGACGAAGTCGTTGCCGTGCTCCCGACGCCTGTGCGTGGTGAACGCCGCGAAGAACGCCCGATTCGCTTTGCTATTCTCGGTCGCCCGAATGCCGGTAAGAGCACGCTCTTGAACCGCTTGCTGAATGAAGACCGCGCCGTGGTGTCCGATATTCCGGGTACAACGCGCGATTCCATTGACTGCGACTTTGCGGTCGATGGTCAGAAGTTCGTGGTGACTGATACGGCTGGCCTTCGCAAAAAGGCTAAGGTCGAAGACGAAGTCGAAATTTTCAGCAACATGCGTACGCTCGAAAGTATTCGCCGCTCCGATGTGTCGGTACTCATGGTCGACTGTACGCGTGGTCTCGAAGTTCAGGACTTCCGCATTATTACCGAAATCCGCAAGGCGGGCAAGGGCTTGGTGCTTGTGCTCAACAAGTGGGATATTTTCCCGGACAAGACCGAAAAGTCCTTTGACCACATGGTCAAGGACATGCTCGAACGCGAACCGATGCTTGAATACGTGCCGATTATTTCGGCAAGCGCCAAGGAAGGCCAGCGTGTAAACCGCATTGTGCAGGCTATTCAGACGGTGTATGCCAACTGTCGTCGCGTGCTTGGCCGCGACCGTGTGGCGCAAGCCTTTGCAAGTTTCTTGGAAAAGAATCCAGTGCCGAGCCAGAACGCCCGCGTGGTACAGCTCACTCGCGCCTGCCAGATTATGGTGGAACCGCCTGTGATTGCGATTGAAACTCGCACGCCGGAACTGGTGGCCGATTCTTACAAGCGTTACTTGCTCAAACAGTTTTACGAAGAATTCCAGCTGCAGGGTGCGCCCCTCCGCTTGAACTTCGACCAGAAATTAACCCTTAGAAAGGATGAAGATCTTGAACAGTTTACTGAGTCTTCCAATAGCGTACTTGCTGGGGTCAATCCCCAGCGCGATCTGGATCGCAAAAATCGCAAAGGGAAAGTCGTTCGACATTAG
- a CDS encoding NAD(P)H-dependent glycerol-3-phosphate dehydrogenase: protein MKVTVLGTGGWGLSLGQVVYENKNEVMFWTNSQAEVDLLSTEHQYKDKLPGVIFPADFKYTTDMNAALDGCDMVLIVVPSQFMGGVAKNLGKWTPAKGKEPVVVCATKGILEGTNQLMSEVLLEHVPWLTEDKMVAFSGPSHAEEVSRHILTAIVSASVNEESAKLVQKAMSCSYLRVYTSTDIVGVELCGSVKNVIAIASGVLYGLEAGGKYKIGDNTRAAILTRGQAEMCRLGKALGAKPETFAGLAGMGDLIVTCLSQHSRNRYVGEHIGKGETIEQVLGGMKMVAEGVPTCKSTKALADKLGVEMPIVNAVHALLFEGKNVDDVIKEMWGRELKTEVWE, encoded by the coding sequence ATGAAGGTTACTGTATTGGGTACAGGTGGCTGGGGACTTTCCCTTGGCCAAGTGGTGTACGAAAATAAGAATGAGGTGATGTTCTGGACCAATTCTCAGGCCGAAGTGGACCTGCTTTCGACAGAACACCAGTACAAGGACAAACTCCCGGGCGTTATTTTCCCGGCAGACTTTAAGTATACGACCGACATGAACGCCGCCCTCGATGGCTGCGATATGGTCTTGATTGTGGTGCCCAGCCAGTTTATGGGTGGTGTGGCCAAGAATCTTGGTAAGTGGACTCCGGCTAAGGGTAAGGAACCGGTGGTGGTTTGCGCCACGAAGGGTATTCTCGAAGGCACGAACCAGCTCATGAGCGAAGTGCTTCTGGAACATGTACCTTGGCTCACCGAAGACAAAATGGTTGCCTTTAGTGGTCCGTCGCATGCAGAAGAAGTCAGCCGCCACATTCTTACGGCGATTGTCTCTGCTAGCGTGAACGAAGAATCTGCTAAGCTCGTACAGAAGGCTATGAGCTGCTCTTACCTGCGCGTTTACACTTCCACTGACATTGTGGGCGTGGAACTCTGCGGTTCTGTGAAGAACGTGATTGCAATCGCTTCTGGCGTGCTTTATGGCCTCGAAGCCGGTGGCAAGTACAAGATTGGCGACAACACTCGTGCTGCAATCCTCACTCGCGGTCAGGCTGAAATGTGCCGCCTCGGTAAGGCTCTCGGCGCAAAGCCCGAAACATTTGCTGGCCTTGCCGGCATGGGCGACTTGATTGTGACTTGCCTTTCTCAACACAGCCGTAACCGCTATGTGGGCGAACACATCGGTAAGGGCGAAACTATTGAACAGGTCCTCGGCGGCATGAAAATGGTGGCCGAAGGCGTTCCGACTTGCAAGAGTACCAAGGCTCTCGCAGACAAACTCGGCGTTGAAATGCCGATCGTGAATGCCGTTCATGCCCTCCTTTTCGAAGGCAAGAATGTGGACGATGTCATCAAGGAAATGTGGGGTCGCGAACTCAAGACGGAAGTCTGGGAATAA